One region of Kytococcus sedentarius DSM 20547 genomic DNA includes:
- the carB gene encoding carbamoyl-phosphate synthase large subunit: protein MPRTPDIQSVLVIGSGPIVIGQACEFDYSGTQACRVLREEGLRVILINSNPATIMTDPEFADATYVEPITPEVVERIIAAERPDAVLATLGGQTALNCAIDLHEAGVLEKYGCPLIGANVEAIQLGEDRQLFKGVVERCGADVARSVICHTMDELLAGAEELGYPLVLRPSFTMGGLGSGFAHNEDELRRMGQAGLRDSPTTEVLLEESILGWKEYELEVMRDRADNVVVVCSIENLDPMGVHTGDSITVAPALTLTDREYQKLRDVAIKVIREVGVDTGGCNIQFAVNPADGRVIVIEMNPRVSRSSALASKATGFPIAKIAAKMAIGYTLDEVPNDITGSTPASFEPTLDYVVVKVPRFAFEKFPAADPELTTTMKSVGEGMAIGRNFTEALQKALRSVEAKGSSFSWAVTDRPTADEVTGLLTEVVTPTDGRLQKVQRAMWGGATVEQLHEATSIDPWFLDQVDLLNQTAEAIAADVQQHGRLRPEVLALAKRHGFSDAQLAGLLGMDEAVVRGVRHALGIRPVYKTVDTCAAEFDARTPYHYSSYDQQSEVAPRENPAVIILGSGPNRIGQGVEFDYSCVHASFALREAGYDTVMVNCNPETVSTDYDTSSRLYFEPLTLEDVLEVYHAEAAAGPIAGVIVQLGGQTPLGLAQALADAGLPVVGTSPEAIDRAEDRGHFGRVLAEAGLVAPRFGTAFSADEAVAISQDIGYPVLVRPSYVLGGRGMEIVYDDESLRGYVERAALVSPDRPILVDRFLDEAIEIDVDALYDGTDLYLGGIMEHIEEAGIHSGDSACVIPPVTLGTEELDRVRAATRRLAEGIGVRGLLNVQFALAQGVLYVLEANPRASRTVPFVSKATGVPLARAAARIMLGETIANLTTAGLLPAHIDGGSLPVDAPVSVKAAVLPFKRFRTREGQVVDSLLGPEMRSTGEAMGIDADFGTAFAKAEMGRTTPLPTAGTVFVSVANRDKRGMIFPVKRLADLGFTLVGTAGTVEVLRRNGVQAGLARKRSEGRGPAGEPTIVDQITSGEIAMVVNTPSGRDSREDGYEIRAATASAGVPVITTVQQLGAAVQAIESLQGGEFGVKPLQAHAAALDLVGRGGWVQPVDGAGAPA, encoded by the coding sequence ACGGCTGCCCCCTCATCGGCGCGAACGTCGAGGCCATCCAGCTGGGGGAGGACCGGCAGCTGTTCAAGGGCGTCGTGGAGCGTTGCGGCGCCGACGTGGCCCGCAGCGTCATCTGCCACACCATGGACGAGCTCCTGGCCGGCGCCGAGGAGCTCGGCTACCCCCTGGTGCTGCGTCCCTCCTTCACCATGGGCGGGCTCGGCTCGGGCTTCGCCCACAACGAGGACGAGCTACGCCGGATGGGTCAGGCCGGCCTGCGCGACTCGCCCACCACCGAGGTGCTCCTGGAGGAGTCGATCCTCGGGTGGAAGGAGTACGAGCTGGAGGTGATGCGCGACCGCGCCGACAACGTCGTGGTGGTCTGCAGCATCGAGAACCTCGACCCGATGGGGGTGCACACCGGCGACTCGATCACCGTCGCGCCCGCGCTCACCCTGACTGACCGTGAGTACCAGAAGCTCCGCGACGTGGCGATCAAGGTGATCCGCGAGGTGGGCGTGGACACCGGTGGGTGCAACATCCAGTTCGCCGTGAACCCGGCCGACGGGCGCGTCATCGTCATCGAGATGAACCCGCGCGTGAGCCGGTCCAGCGCGCTCGCGTCCAAGGCGACCGGCTTCCCCATCGCGAAGATCGCGGCGAAGATGGCGATCGGGTACACGCTGGACGAGGTGCCCAACGACATCACCGGGTCCACCCCCGCCTCCTTCGAGCCCACCCTGGACTACGTGGTGGTGAAGGTGCCGCGCTTCGCCTTCGAGAAGTTCCCGGCCGCCGATCCCGAGCTCACCACCACCATGAAGTCGGTGGGCGAGGGGATGGCGATCGGGCGCAACTTCACCGAGGCCCTGCAGAAGGCGCTGCGCTCGGTGGAGGCCAAGGGCTCGTCCTTCTCCTGGGCCGTCACCGACCGGCCCACGGCTGACGAGGTGACGGGTCTGCTCACCGAGGTGGTCACGCCCACCGACGGCCGGCTCCAGAAGGTGCAGCGCGCGATGTGGGGCGGGGCCACCGTCGAGCAGCTGCACGAGGCCACCAGCATCGACCCGTGGTTCCTCGACCAGGTGGACCTGCTGAACCAGACGGCCGAGGCGATTGCCGCGGACGTGCAGCAGCACGGGCGACTGCGCCCCGAGGTGCTGGCGCTGGCCAAGCGACACGGTTTCAGCGACGCCCAGCTCGCAGGTCTGCTGGGGATGGACGAGGCCGTCGTGCGCGGGGTGCGCCACGCGCTCGGGATCCGCCCGGTCTACAAGACGGTCGACACCTGCGCGGCCGAGTTCGACGCCCGCACGCCGTACCACTACTCGAGCTACGACCAGCAGTCGGAGGTGGCCCCGCGGGAGAACCCCGCGGTGATCATCCTGGGCTCGGGGCCCAACCGCATCGGCCAGGGCGTGGAGTTCGACTACTCCTGCGTGCACGCCAGCTTCGCCCTGCGCGAGGCCGGGTACGACACGGTGATGGTGAACTGCAACCCGGAGACGGTCTCCACCGACTACGACACCTCCAGCCGCCTGTACTTCGAGCCGCTGACCCTGGAGGACGTGCTCGAGGTGTACCACGCCGAGGCCGCCGCGGGCCCCATCGCCGGGGTCATCGTGCAGCTGGGCGGTCAGACCCCGCTGGGTCTGGCCCAGGCACTGGCCGATGCGGGGCTGCCGGTGGTGGGGACCTCGCCGGAGGCCATCGACCGCGCGGAGGACCGGGGCCACTTCGGCCGGGTGCTCGCGGAGGCCGGGCTGGTGGCCCCGCGCTTCGGGACCGCCTTCTCCGCCGATGAGGCCGTGGCCATCAGCCAGGACATCGGCTACCCGGTGCTCGTGCGCCCGAGCTACGTGCTGGGCGGGCGCGGCATGGAGATCGTCTACGACGACGAGTCCCTCCGCGGGTACGTCGAGCGTGCTGCCCTGGTGAGTCCCGACCGCCCGATCCTGGTGGACCGGTTCCTCGACGAGGCCATCGAGATCGACGTCGACGCGCTGTACGACGGCACCGACCTCTACCTCGGCGGCATCATGGAGCACATCGAGGAGGCGGGGATCCACTCCGGTGACTCCGCGTGCGTGATCCCGCCGGTGACCCTGGGCACCGAGGAGCTCGACCGGGTGCGCGCCGCCACGCGGCGGCTGGCCGAGGGCATCGGCGTGCGCGGGCTGCTCAATGTGCAGTTCGCCCTGGCCCAGGGCGTGCTCTACGTCCTGGAGGCCAACCCGCGCGCCAGCCGCACGGTGCCCTTCGTCTCGAAGGCGACCGGGGTGCCGCTGGCACGCGCCGCCGCCCGCATCATGCTGGGCGAGACGATCGCGAACCTGACGACGGCCGGCCTGCTGCCCGCCCACATCGACGGTGGCTCGCTGCCCGTGGACGCCCCGGTGTCGGTGAAGGCCGCGGTGCTGCCGTTCAAGCGCTTCCGCACCCGGGAGGGCCAGGTGGTCGACAGCCTGCTCGGCCCCGAGATGCGCTCCACCGGTGAGGCCATGGGCATCGACGCGGACTTCGGGACCGCGTTCGCCAAGGCGGAGATGGGGCGCACCACCCCGTTGCCAACTGCCGGGACGGTCTTCGTCTCGGTGGCCAACCGCGACAAGCGCGGCATGATCTTCCCCGTGAAGCGCCTGGCCGACCTGGGCTTCACGCTGGTGGGCACGGCCGGCACCGTCGAGGTGCTGCGGCGCAACGGGGTCCAGGCCGGGCTCGCCCGGAAGCGCAGCGAGGGACGGGGGCCTGCGGGCGAGCCGACCATCGTGGACCAGATCACCTCCGGCGAGATCGCGATGGTGGTCAACACCCCCTCGGGCCGCGACTCCCGCGAGGACGGGTACGAGATCCGGGCGGCCACGGCCAGTGCCGGTGTGCCCGTCATCACGACCGTGCAGCAGCTGGGCGCCGCGGTGCAGGCCATCGAGTCCCTCCAGGGCGGTGAGTTCGGGGTGAAGCCGCTGCAGGCCCACGCCGCGGCCCTGGACCTCGTGGGCCGGGGCGGCTGGGTGCAGCCGGTGGACGGCGCCGGGGCACCGGCGTGA
- the pyrF gene encoding orotidine-5'-phosphate decarboxylase, whose amino-acid sequence MSAAAGHGASGFGARLRAATARWGPLCVGIDPHPALLAGAGLGVDSAGLAAFTDRCVKAFSGRVAVVKPQVSLFEAFGSDGFAVLEDAVARLRDAGTLVVLDAKRGDIGSSNDGYARAWFGQGAPLRCDAVTLSPYLGEGSLTGIAEAARDDGAGVFVLCRTSNPEAGALQTAVRADGVSVAAGIARWAEGFDGDVGLVVGVTVSDALASLPLARGSAPLLAPGFGAQGGGADDLARVFGPEAPRVLASVSRDILRHGGSVDALRAATASWQGSLAGTLGRPAPRG is encoded by the coding sequence GTGAGTGCCGCTGCAGGTCACGGGGCGAGCGGGTTCGGCGCCCGCCTGCGCGCCGCGACCGCGCGGTGGGGCCCGCTCTGCGTCGGGATCGACCCCCATCCCGCGCTGCTCGCGGGGGCGGGTTTGGGGGTCGACTCCGCGGGGTTGGCCGCGTTCACCGATCGATGCGTCAAGGCGTTCTCCGGGCGGGTCGCGGTGGTCAAGCCCCAGGTCTCTTTGTTCGAGGCCTTCGGGTCGGACGGTTTCGCCGTGCTCGAGGACGCCGTCGCCCGGCTGCGCGACGCCGGGACACTGGTGGTGCTGGACGCCAAACGCGGTGACATCGGCAGCAGCAACGACGGCTATGCCCGGGCCTGGTTCGGCCAGGGTGCCCCGCTGCGGTGCGATGCGGTGACCCTCAGCCCCTACCTGGGGGAGGGCTCGCTGACCGGGATCGCGGAGGCGGCGCGGGACGACGGTGCCGGGGTGTTCGTGCTCTGCCGGACGTCCAACCCCGAGGCCGGCGCGCTGCAGACGGCCGTCCGGGCTGACGGGGTCTCCGTGGCCGCGGGGATCGCCCGCTGGGCCGAGGGCTTCGACGGGGACGTGGGGCTCGTGGTGGGCGTGACCGTCAGCGACGCACTGGCGTCCCTTCCCCTGGCTCGTGGCTCCGCGCCCCTGCTCGCGCCCGGGTTCGGGGCCCAGGGCGGCGGCGCGGACGACCTGGCCCGGGTCTTCGGCCCCGAGGCCCCCCGGGTGCTGGCCTCCGTGAGCCGCGACATCCTGCGCCACGGCGGGTCCGTGGACGCCCTCCGCGCCGCGACAGCGTCGTGGCAGGGCTCACTGGCCGGCACTTTGGGCCGCCCCGCCCCACGCGGGTAG
- the mihF gene encoding integration host factor, actinobacterial type — protein sequence MTVPDLTADQRRAALLAAVAARHRRAEVKAAVSDGSLSVGEVLEVARREDAVAKIRVSVLLECLPGIGPIRAAQMLNELGIAPSRRLRGLGVHQSARLAERCAAGVR from the coding sequence GTGACGGTTCCCGACCTCACGGCCGACCAACGTCGTGCCGCACTGCTCGCGGCCGTCGCCGCCCGCCACCGGCGCGCCGAGGTGAAGGCAGCCGTGAGCGACGGGTCCCTCTCCGTCGGCGAGGTGCTCGAGGTGGCCCGCAGGGAGGACGCGGTGGCCAAGATCAGGGTCTCGGTCCTGCTGGAGTGCCTCCCCGGCATCGGCCCGATCCGGGCGGCCCAGATGCTCAACGAGCTCGGCATCGCCCCATCGCGGCGCCTGCGGGGTCTGGGCGTGCACCAGTCCGCGCGCCTGGCCGAGCGTTGCGCGGCGGGGGTCCGGTGA
- the gmk gene encoding guanylate kinase, translating to MSTGGADGRRLVVLAGPTAVGKGTVCQWVRDNHPEVWVSVSATTRAPRPGEVDGSTYHFVDHDEFSRLVATGQMLEHAVVHGVNSYGTPRRPVEQALADGRPALLEIDLQGARQVREAMPEALFVFLAPPSWDELVRRLVGRGTEDAEERARRLRTAQDELAAQDWFDTTIVNESVAAAGENLVELLLDPPPVPADRRVTP from the coding sequence GTGAGCACGGGCGGGGCCGACGGTCGGCGGCTGGTGGTGCTGGCCGGCCCGACGGCGGTCGGCAAGGGCACCGTGTGCCAGTGGGTGCGGGACAACCACCCCGAGGTGTGGGTGTCGGTCTCGGCCACCACCCGCGCCCCGCGGCCCGGCGAGGTCGACGGGTCCACGTACCACTTCGTGGACCACGACGAGTTCTCGCGGCTGGTCGCCACCGGGCAGATGCTGGAGCACGCGGTGGTGCACGGGGTGAACTCCTACGGCACGCCGCGCCGCCCGGTGGAGCAGGCCCTGGCCGACGGCCGGCCCGCGCTGCTGGAGATCGACCTGCAGGGTGCCCGGCAGGTGCGTGAGGCCATGCCCGAGGCCCTGTTCGTCTTCCTGGCGCCCCCGAGCTGGGACGAGCTGGTGCGCCGGCTGGTCGGACGCGGCACCGAGGACGCCGAGGAGCGGGCCCGCCGGCTGCGCACGGCACAGGACGAGCTGGCCGCCCAGGACTGGTTCGACACCACCATCGTCAACGAGTCGGTCGCCGCCGCCGGTGAGAACCTCGTAGAATTGCTGCTCGACCCGCCGCCGGTCCCCGCAGACCGCCGCGTCACCCCCTGA
- the rpoZ gene encoding DNA-directed RNA polymerase subunit omega translates to MSGTKAAPIGVTNPPIDDLLQHVDSKYALVIYSAKRARQINAYYAQLKEGLLEYVGPLVEAEASDKPLSIALQEINADKLVRTVGHDIPEVGTPGMPAEQPEAITPVTEEADEVAPAEDVDVMQDVEENTADAPENGTDES, encoded by the coding sequence ATGTCCGGCACCAAGGCCGCCCCCATCGGCGTGACCAACCCGCCCATCGACGACCTGCTCCAGCACGTCGACTCCAAGTACGCCCTGGTGATCTACTCCGCCAAGCGGGCCCGCCAGATCAACGCGTACTACGCGCAGCTCAAGGAGGGCCTGCTCGAGTACGTCGGCCCGCTGGTGGAGGCCGAGGCGTCCGACAAGCCGCTGTCGATCGCCCTGCAGGAGATCAACGCCGACAAGCTCGTGCGCACCGTCGGCCACGACATCCCCGAGGTCGGCACGCCCGGCATGCCCGCGGAGCAGCCCGAGGCGATCACCCCCGTCACCGAGGAGGCCGACGAGGTCGCCCCGGCCGAGGACGTGGACGTCATGCAGGACGTCGAGGAGAACACTGCCGACGCGCCCGAGAACGGCACCGACGAGTCCTGA
- the coaBC gene encoding bifunctional phosphopantothenoylcysteine decarboxylase/phosphopantothenate--cysteine ligase CoaBC encodes MRVVLGVSGGIAAYKAASLCRLFTEAGHEVRVLPTQAALRFVGAPTWEALSGHPVAHDVFSDVPSVQHVRVGQEADLVVVAPATADLMARVAAGMADDLLTTTLLTATCPVVLAPAMHTEMWLNPATRANVATLRERGVHVIEPASGRLTGTDTGPGRLPDPEVIHAEALARVGERAHGEPTAAGPWAGRRVVISSGGTREPLDPVRFLGNRSSGRMGTAVARAARDLGAEVTLLQAAVEVPAPEGVRVVEAVSAAELEAAVAREFSDAGADLLVMAAAVADYRPAQVSDSKIKKSGDSEGLVLELERTPDILAGAVARRDAEHPAGDERAPRPVIVGFAAETGDDAGSVLDHAQAKLERKGVDLLVANEVGVEKTFGQDDTTVHLLTPDGGATTVGPTNKDEAARAVCAAVTPLFG; translated from the coding sequence ATGCGCGTCGTCCTGGGGGTCTCCGGAGGCATCGCCGCCTACAAGGCGGCCAGCCTCTGCCGGCTGTTCACCGAGGCCGGCCATGAGGTGCGCGTCCTGCCCACGCAGGCCGCGCTGCGCTTCGTGGGCGCCCCCACCTGGGAGGCCCTCAGCGGCCACCCGGTGGCGCACGACGTCTTCAGTGACGTCCCCTCGGTGCAGCACGTCCGGGTGGGCCAGGAGGCCGACCTGGTGGTGGTGGCCCCCGCCACGGCCGACCTGATGGCCCGGGTGGCCGCGGGGATGGCCGACGACCTGCTGACCACGACCCTGCTCACGGCCACCTGCCCGGTGGTGCTGGCTCCGGCCATGCACACCGAGATGTGGCTGAACCCGGCCACGCGGGCGAACGTGGCGACCCTCCGCGAGCGGGGCGTGCACGTCATCGAGCCCGCGTCCGGGCGCCTGACCGGCACCGACACGGGGCCGGGCCGCCTGCCCGATCCCGAGGTGATCCACGCCGAGGCGCTGGCCCGGGTGGGGGAACGTGCGCACGGCGAGCCGACCGCCGCGGGCCCCTGGGCGGGCCGTCGCGTGGTCATCTCCAGCGGGGGGACCCGCGAGCCTCTCGACCCGGTGCGCTTCCTGGGCAACCGCTCCTCGGGGCGGATGGGGACGGCCGTCGCCCGCGCGGCGCGTGACCTGGGCGCCGAGGTGACGCTGCTGCAGGCCGCGGTCGAGGTGCCGGCCCCGGAGGGGGTCCGCGTCGTCGAGGCCGTCAGCGCCGCCGAGCTCGAGGCCGCCGTGGCGCGGGAGTTCTCCGATGCGGGGGCCGACCTGCTGGTCATGGCTGCCGCGGTCGCCGACTACCGGCCGGCCCAGGTGAGCGACAGCAAGATCAAGAAGTCCGGCGACTCCGAGGGCCTCGTGCTGGAGCTCGAGCGGACCCCGGACATCCTCGCGGGCGCCGTCGCCCGGCGGGACGCCGAGCACCCGGCGGGCGACGAGCGCGCCCCGCGCCCCGTCATCGTCGGCTTCGCGGCCGAGACCGGCGACGACGCCGGGTCGGTGCTGGACCACGCGCAGGCGAAGCTGGAGCGCAAGGGTGTGGACCTGCTGGTCGCGAACGAGGTGGGGGTGGAGAAGACCTTCGGGCAGGACGACACCACCGTCCACCTGCTCACGCCGGATGGTGGCGCCACCACCGTGGGCCCGACGAACAAGGACGAGGCCGCCCGCGCCGTGTGCGCTGCGGTGACCCCCCTGTTCGGCTGA
- the metK gene encoding methionine adenosyltransferase, producing the protein MARLFSSESVTEGHPDKICDQISDAILDEMLRQDPDARVAVETMVTTGLVHVAGEVRTSGYVEIPRIVRDTIIAIGYDSSDKGFDGRTCGVEVSIGDQSTDIAAGVDHSHEAREGAGEKYDRQGAGDQGLMFGYACDDTPELMPLPISLAHRLSKRLSQVRHEGVIEYLRPDGKTQVTIEYDGDRPARLDTLVISSQHEDGVPKESMLAPDLREHVIDPVLESLAESGVELATDDARTHINPTGIFTIGGPMGDAGLTGRKIIVDTYGGMARHGGGAFSGKDPSKVDRSGAYATRWVAKNVVAAGLARRCEIQVAYAIGTARPVGLYVETFGTNTVPVEKIEAAIDGVFDLRPAAIVDALDLKRPIYQPAAAYGHFGRATSSGVAGSFPWERTNRVEALQRLARA; encoded by the coding sequence ATGGCACGTCTCTTCTCGTCCGAGTCCGTCACCGAAGGCCACCCCGACAAGATCTGCGACCAGATCAGCGATGCGATCCTGGACGAGATGCTCCGGCAGGACCCGGACGCCCGGGTGGCCGTGGAGACGATGGTCACCACGGGGCTGGTCCACGTCGCCGGGGAGGTCCGTACCAGCGGGTACGTCGAGATCCCGCGCATCGTGCGCGACACGATCATCGCCATCGGCTACGACAGCTCCGACAAGGGCTTCGACGGACGCACCTGCGGCGTCGAGGTGAGCATCGGCGACCAGAGCACCGACATCGCGGCCGGCGTGGACCACTCCCACGAGGCGCGCGAGGGGGCGGGGGAGAAGTACGACCGCCAGGGTGCGGGGGACCAGGGCCTGATGTTCGGCTATGCGTGCGACGACACCCCGGAGCTGATGCCGCTGCCGATCTCGCTGGCCCACCGATTGAGCAAGCGCCTCAGCCAGGTGCGGCACGAGGGGGTCATCGAGTACCTGCGGCCCGACGGCAAGACCCAGGTGACCATCGAGTACGACGGCGACCGCCCGGCCCGCCTCGACACGCTGGTGATCTCGTCCCAGCACGAGGACGGCGTGCCGAAGGAGTCGATGCTGGCGCCCGACCTGCGGGAGCACGTGATCGACCCCGTGCTGGAGAGCCTCGCCGAGTCCGGGGTGGAGCTCGCCACCGACGACGCTCGCACCCACATCAACCCCACCGGCATCTTCACCATCGGTGGGCCGATGGGTGATGCGGGGCTGACCGGACGCAAGATCATCGTCGACACCTACGGAGGCATGGCCCGCCACGGTGGCGGGGCCTTCTCCGGCAAGGACCCCTCGAAGGTGGACCGCTCCGGGGCCTACGCCACGCGTTGGGTGGCCAAGAACGTGGTGGCCGCGGGGCTGGCCAGGCGGTGTGAGATCCAGGTGGCCTACGCCATCGGGACGGCGCGCCCGGTGGGCCTGTACGTGGAGACCTTCGGCACGAACACGGTGCCGGTGGAGAAGATCGAGGCCGCCATCGACGGTGTCTTCGACCTGCGGCCGGCGGCGATCGTGGATGCCCTGGACCTCAAGCGGCCCATCTACCAGCCTGCCGCTGCCTACGGACACTTCGGCCGGGCGACCTCCTCTGGGGTGGCCGGGAGCTTCCCGTGGGAGCGCACCAATCGGGTGGAGGCGCTGCAGCGCCTGGCGCGCGCCTGA
- a CDS encoding primosome assembly protein PriA (binding of PriA to forked DNA starts the assembly of the primosome, also possesses 3'-5' helicase activity), translating to MSRTAPPGVGELAPHLPVARVLVSGTLPHLDRPFDYVVPVAMEDDAVPGVRVTVPLAGRTEEGWITERLAQSEHQGQLHPLRSVVSPVPVLTAALHATCVAVATHYGGTVSDVVRLAIPARHAAQEKAVLARPAPEGEPARPEAPAPSPAWRGVPAAGALLARIAAGEHPAASWVAAPDGGDPAAHWAHGLLDLAVAAAASGRGALLLVPDEADVDRVMAVAATRPEAALGELAPLTASQGPRARYGRWTEVLTGHRRLVVGTRSAAFAPVRDLGVVAWWDDGDDSWQEPRTPHPHTREVAAARARTEGAALVSAGHVRTARIQHWVEKGLMADLAADPGAVRTAAARVHVAGEGQDEARDAGARLARIPSSAWAAAKRALEHGPVLVQVPRTGYSGSVRCQDCGTAAECPACPGRLAQTSADTGPRCSTCGQEPAHWVCGQCGGRRWRPSAPGTDRTAHDLGRAFPGVPVVTSTAASRVAEVGETPALVIATPGVEPYAAAGYAAALVLDGAVTLELPLSDAASEALRRWTGGTASVRPGGPGIVLCGLPAHAGIDAVEGLLRRDPGWFARRVLGERRAAQLPPAVALVHLVGHRRDVEAAMQELSAALPASEVVGVVPVGPTALPSRWELPVEQAAQAWVRTTWEHAAQLGRTVHALRAHRSARKATGELLMTVDPEEWLAP from the coding sequence GTGTCCCGCACCGCTCCTCCCGGGGTCGGGGAGCTGGCACCGCACCTCCCCGTGGCGCGGGTGCTCGTCTCCGGCACGCTTCCCCACCTCGACCGGCCCTTCGACTACGTGGTGCCGGTGGCCATGGAGGACGACGCGGTGCCGGGGGTGCGGGTCACCGTGCCCCTGGCCGGGCGCACCGAGGAGGGCTGGATCACCGAGCGCCTCGCGCAGAGCGAGCACCAGGGGCAGCTCCACCCCCTGCGGTCGGTCGTCTCACCGGTGCCGGTCCTCACGGCGGCCCTCCACGCCACCTGCGTGGCCGTCGCCACCCACTACGGGGGCACCGTCTCGGACGTGGTGCGCCTCGCGATCCCCGCCCGTCACGCCGCGCAGGAGAAGGCCGTGCTGGCCCGGCCCGCCCCCGAGGGGGAGCCTGCCCGCCCGGAGGCCCCGGCACCCAGCCCTGCGTGGCGCGGGGTGCCTGCGGCGGGGGCGCTGCTGGCCCGCATCGCCGCCGGAGAGCACCCGGCCGCCTCCTGGGTGGCCGCCCCCGACGGCGGGGACCCCGCCGCGCACTGGGCACACGGCCTGCTGGACCTGGCGGTGGCGGCGGCGGCGTCCGGTCGCGGGGCCCTGCTGCTGGTGCCCGACGAGGCGGATGTCGACCGGGTGATGGCCGTGGCCGCCACCCGCCCTGAGGCGGCCCTGGGCGAGTTGGCGCCGCTCACCGCATCGCAGGGTCCCCGGGCCCGCTACGGACGGTGGACCGAGGTGCTCACCGGCCACCGGCGGCTCGTGGTCGGGACCCGCTCGGCGGCCTTCGCTCCGGTGCGGGACCTGGGCGTGGTGGCCTGGTGGGACGACGGGGACGACTCCTGGCAGGAGCCGCGCACGCCGCACCCGCACACCCGGGAGGTGGCGGCGGCCCGGGCCCGCACCGAGGGGGCCGCCCTCGTCTCGGCCGGGCACGTGCGCACGGCCCGGATCCAGCACTGGGTCGAGAAGGGGCTCATGGCCGACCTGGCGGCCGACCCGGGCGCCGTGCGCACCGCGGCAGCCCGGGTGCACGTGGCCGGCGAGGGACAGGACGAGGCCCGCGATGCGGGGGCCCGGCTCGCGCGCATCCCCAGCAGCGCGTGGGCGGCGGCCAAGCGGGCCCTCGAGCACGGCCCGGTGCTGGTGCAGGTTCCGCGGACGGGGTACTCCGGGTCGGTGCGCTGCCAGGACTGCGGCACCGCGGCCGAGTGCCCGGCCTGCCCCGGGCGCCTGGCACAGACCTCCGCGGACACCGGGCCCCGCTGCAGCACCTGTGGCCAGGAGCCCGCGCACTGGGTCTGCGGGCAGTGCGGAGGGCGCCGGTGGCGCCCGTCCGCGCCCGGCACCGACCGCACCGCCCACGACCTCGGGCGCGCCTTCCCGGGGGTGCCGGTGGTCACCTCCACGGCCGCCTCGCGGGTGGCTGAGGTGGGCGAGACGCCGGCGCTGGTGATCGCCACCCCCGGGGTGGAGCCGTACGCGGCTGCCGGGTACGCGGCCGCCCTGGTGCTTGACGGTGCGGTGACCTTGGAGCTCCCGCTCTCGGACGCGGCCTCCGAGGCGCTGCGCCGGTGGACCGGGGGGACGGCCTCCGTGCGCCCCGGCGGGCCCGGCATCGTGCTGTGCGGGCTGCCCGCGCACGCGGGCATCGACGCGGTCGAGGGCCTCCTGCGCCGCGACCCCGGCTGGTTCGCCCGCCGGGTGCTCGGTGAGCGCCGCGCGGCACAGCTCCCCCCGGCGGTGGCGCTGGTGCACCTCGTGGGGCACCGCCGCGACGTGGAGGCCGCGATGCAGGAGCTGTCGGCCGCCCTGCCCGCGAGCGAGGTGGTGGGGGTGGTGCCGGTGGGGCCGACGGCGCTGCCCAGTCGCTGGGAACTGCCGGTGGAGCAGGCCGCGCAGGCGTGGGTCCGGACCACCTGGGAGCACGCCGCGCAGCTGGGCCGGACCGTGCACGCGCTGCGGGCCCACCGGTCGGCGCGGAAGGCCACCGGCGAGCTGCTGATGACCGTCGACCCGGAGGAATGGCTGGCTCCGTAG